TTCACCAGAGATGGACAATATGGCAAGTTTTTTAGTGGTAAGGCAAAATTATCCTTAAACGCAGATATAGTAGTAATTGAAACTGATCATCTTCGTAGTAGCCCGGCACTACTTGCAGTAATTGTACAAATCATGATTGTTCATATTAACCAGAGCATGGTTAAAGGTGATAGGAAGCGTCCTTTTCTAATCATGATTGATGAAGCATGGAAATTACTATCTGGCAAAAGATCTGGAGAATTTATTGAAGAAGCAGGAAGAATTGCAAGAAAATATAACGGCTCAATTACTCTTGCTACTCAGCAATTAACTGATTACTTTAGAGAGGAAGGATCAGCAGCTGAAAAAGCTTTTGAGAACTCATCACATAAAGTTATTTTAAAGCAAAATCCTGAGAGCTTTAAAGCAATGAGAGCAAGCCCTAAGCTTGCAGGTTTTGTCGATGAGGACTGGAAGCTAAATTTACTACAATCAATTCATTCAAACCCGCCGCATTATAGTGAAGCAGCGATTTATGGACCAAGTGTTAACGGAGTTGTAGCAAGGTTAATGTTAGACCCATTTACTCTGATGCTAACATCTACTAATGCTAGGGATTACCAAGCCATAGAAGATAGAATGATCGCAGGAATGAGCGTTACAGATGCCATCAATAATATACTGGATGAGAGAGTTTTTTTTGTCAATACCGGCTGAAAAATGATACAGATTTCTAATATTACAATGGTTGAAAATTAATACAGCACACACTATGCTATGTTGAATAATTAATTGCTTAATATTGAGATATTATTACAGTTATTCCTTATCAAAATATACTTTTATAGGGGTTAAAATCATCTTGGAGCAACATAGCATAAATTTTGAATGATAATACTGTATCAATTTTTATCCGTTGTTCTGTATCATTTTACTTCCGTTGCTAACAGCTTAAAAACGTGGCAAAATATGACAGGGTATTTAGATCTAAAAATTATTATTATAAGTTCCTTTGTTTTATTTGTTATTATGTTGAAGGTAAGTTATGTAAATGCACACAATAATAATTTGGCTATAAGCATAGATAATAATTCTAAAATAGAAATTAGAGATTATGAAGTCCAAGGTCATGTATTTCCAATTATTGGAGAGTCATTACTAGAAGTCATTATGGCTAAACTTCAAATAGCAAAACAAAATGGCGTTTTAGAGAAAATGCAGGAAGAATTTAAAAATAAGGTACAGCAAAAAATATCAAGACCAACTCCGGTATTGGCTCTAGCAAAAGCAAGCATAAACCGAAATTGGCACTATGATCCGAGCTTTATACAAAAGACAGATGTAAAAGATCAAGCAGGAAACATCATAGTAAAAGTTGGCACAAATGTAAATCCTTTGGAGAAAATAAGCTGGGGAGAAGCTTTAATATTTATTGATGGTGATGATGAGCAGCAAGTTAAGTGGGCTAAATCAAAAATAGGAAAATTAGTACTCACGAGTGGCAATCCTATTAAGCTAGCACAAAAGTTAAATAAGCCAGTGTTTTTTGATCAAGGTGGCGTGCTTACTACTCGTTTTAAAATAAAAGCAGTACCGGCTATTGCCCGGCAGGAAGGTAAATTACTTAAAATTAGCGAAATCAAGATTAATTAAAATGTTATAGTATTTAAGTAAAAATTAAGGTGTGAATAAAAACTGATAAAATCCGGAGGTAATCTATGAAGAAGTGGCAATTATCAGAAGCAAAGCAAAATTTAGAAAAGATAATAGATCATGTATTACAAGGTAAGGTGCATGCAATAGTAAAATCTAGTGGAGAAGTAGTATATCTAATCGCAGGTGAGAAAAATAATATGATAGCAGAGCAAGCAAAGGTAGGTTGTCAAGCAAATACAGATTTAATAACTTCTGAAATATACAAGTAATAATGAAGTTAATAATGTTTATTATAATTATTTTGCTTGGTAATTATAGTTATGCATCGATTGGCTGCGTAGGAAGATTTGTAAATCCAATAACTGATATTTGCTGGAAATGTTTATTTCCAATTACTATCGGAGGAGTAAAAGTAGTGCCAAGCCCTATGGCTGATACTAATAACCCAAGGCAAATAATTTGTTTTTGCCCTAAAGCCGGCATTCCTATGCCAATTCCTGGTATTCCAATTGGATTCTGGGAACCGGTAAGACTTGTTGATGTAACGAAATCTCCTATGTGTATGGTAAGCCTTGGTGGTATTAACCTTGGTACTAGCATGCAAAAAGGAGTTAAGGATGATATAGAGGGAAGTAGCTTTTATCATGTACATTGGTATATATATCCGGTTATTTACTGGCTTGAGATATTACTTGATTTTGCTTGTTTAGAGATGTCACAAGTTGACGTAGCATATTTAACTGAATTTGATCTGTTATGGGGAGATGATGCTAAATCTGCAATATTAAATCCTGAGAGTTTATTATTTGGCAATATTGCAGCTCAAAGTGCATGTATAGCTGATTGCATGAGCTCTAGTTCTGGTAGTCTTTCTAATGATGGGATGTTTTGGTGTTCAGGCTGTCAAGGTTCTCTTTATCCCTTTACCGGTACAACTAGCTCTTATAATGGCGGAGTTGGAACTTCTGCATTAATAGTAGCTAAATTTATGGCTAAGTTACATAGAGAATTATTACTCTGGGGCTATATGGGAAGAGAAGGATTATGTGGTAAATATCCAATGCCAATAATCAAAAAGTGCCAATATAGACTGCAGATGACTTATCCTATAACGGAAATTCATTCTTGTAAAAAGATTGGTGAGACTGAAACTACCTGGCAGGGTGCACGCGAATTCCCAGTTAAAGGTGAGGATTTTGGTTATTTGATTTGGCGTAAACGCAGTTGCTGTCTCTTTTGATTTTATAATGATGATGTAGAAGCTAAATTTACAAATATAGAGATATGCAATTTAACTTAAAGGCAATAATTTTAACTTGTTTACTAATATTAGGTGGAACAAGTTCTTTGGCACAACCAGAAGTATTATTACATAATATACTACAACCTAAATTAGAGCCTAACACATATAATAATATCTATATTTTTGTTTCATTTTCAATGCCTGATTCAGCATTAAAGAGTTATTATATTGAAGCAGAACAAGAAGGAGCAAGACTTGTAATGCGAGGTCTAAAAAATAATTCTTTTTTAGAAACTAAAGCAAAAGCTAATGAAATTGGTATTAGCTTTGATATTGATCCAAATCTATTTGAGAAATATCAAATTACTTCTGTACCGATAGTAGTGATAGATAATAACCAAGGCAAAGTTAAAAAACTAGCAGGTCATATAGGATTAAATGATGCATTGCAGATAATGCAAGAGGAACAAATGTGAGACAAAGTATTAATATTATTATGTTAGTTACTTTAGTGATGAATGCGATCAGTTCTTACTCTGCTACTATGGAGGATAGTTATAATAGTGCCAGACAGTATGAACACAGTATTAAGCTTGGTAATCCTGATCAAATAGGCAATAAGATAATATTTGATAAAGAGGTAAATATATCAAATTTAAGTAAAATGAATGATCAAGACTTAACAAATCAAGGTAGTGTTATGTTAAATAACTCTGCACAAGGGCAATTACTGCAACAAAGTGAGCTGAAGAAAATAAATGCAATGCAAGAATATGACCTTAATCCTAACAATCCCGTAATTAGTAATTCAGCTAAGATTGAGGCAGAGCCATTAAGGCATACAGAAGGGACTGCACTTAATGTTAGTGAAAAAGTAATTAAAACCAAAATTAATAAGAGTTGCTGTGAAGGGGTAGAATT
The sequence above is a segment of the Rickettsia sp. Oklahoma-10 genome. Coding sequences within it:
- the traW gene encoding type-F conjugative transfer system protein TraW, with the translated sequence MTGYLDLKIIIISSFVLFVIMLKVSYVNAHNNNLAISIDNNSKIEIRDYEVQGHVFPIIGESLLEVIMAKLQIAKQNGVLEKMQEEFKNKVQQKISRPTPVLALAKASINRNWHYDPSFIQKTDVKDQAGNIIVKVGTNVNPLEKISWGEALIFIDGDDEQQVKWAKSKIGKLVLTSGNPIKLAQKLNKPVFFDQGGVLTTRFKIKAVPAIARQEGKLLKISEIKIN
- a CDS encoding type II toxin-antitoxin system prevent-host-death family antitoxin, with the translated sequence MKKWQLSEAKQNLEKIIDHVLQGKVHAIVKSSGEVVYLIAGEKNNMIAEQAKVGCQANTDLITSEIYK
- the traU gene encoding conjugal transfer pilus assembly protein TraU, which produces MKLIMFIIIILLGNYSYASIGCVGRFVNPITDICWKCLFPITIGGVKVVPSPMADTNNPRQIICFCPKAGIPMPIPGIPIGFWEPVRLVDVTKSPMCMVSLGGINLGTSMQKGVKDDIEGSSFYHVHWYIYPVIYWLEILLDFACLEMSQVDVAYLTEFDLLWGDDAKSAILNPESLLFGNIAAQSACIADCMSSSSGSLSNDGMFWCSGCQGSLYPFTGTTSSYNGGVGTSALIVAKFMAKLHRELLLWGYMGREGLCGKYPMPIIKKCQYRLQMTYPITEIHSCKKIGETETTWQGAREFPVKGEDFGYLIWRKRSCCLF
- the trbC gene encoding type-F conjugative transfer system pilin assembly protein TrbC, whose protein sequence is MQFNLKAIILTCLLILGGTSSLAQPEVLLHNILQPKLEPNTYNNIYIFVSFSMPDSALKSYYIEAEQEGARLVMRGLKNNSFLETKAKANEIGISFDIDPNLFEKYQITSVPIVVIDNNQGKVKKLAGHIGLNDALQIMQEEQM